Proteins found in one Polyangiaceae bacterium genomic segment:
- a CDS encoding cation transporter encodes MSETTAQAGGHGHGHGHGHGHGHGGGGAPTRVLGAALAITGSYMVVEAAAGWWSGSLALLADAGHMLADAGALALALVAQHFASKPRTVRTTFGLRRAEVVAAFLNGVALAVTALFVIKEAVERWMEPRDIRAPAMLVVATIGLVVNLVVAFILARSQRSSLNVRAALAHVATDALGSVAAILAGLAVLFFDFRRADPALSVLIAVLVAYSGWRVLRETTAILLEAVPPHVDMAEVERLISETEGVAGLHDLHVWRISDQFDALTVHVTLAKGAHGVDVCRRVAETLRHELGIDHATVQPEAPPPDEIVAVRTSRDGAPARRVG; translated from the coding sequence GTGAGCGAGACGACGGCACAGGCCGGCGGCCATGGCCACGGGCACGGCCACGGCCACGGCCACGGCCATGGCGGCGGCGGCGCCCCCACCCGTGTGCTCGGCGCGGCGCTCGCCATCACCGGAAGCTACATGGTGGTGGAGGCGGCCGCGGGCTGGTGGAGCGGGAGCCTCGCGCTGCTGGCCGATGCCGGTCACATGCTGGCGGACGCGGGGGCCCTGGCGCTGGCCCTCGTCGCGCAGCACTTCGCCTCGAAGCCTCGCACCGTTCGCACGACCTTCGGACTGCGTCGGGCGGAGGTGGTTGCCGCCTTCCTCAACGGTGTGGCCCTGGCCGTCACCGCGCTGTTCGTGATCAAGGAGGCCGTCGAGCGCTGGATGGAGCCGCGTGACATCCGCGCTCCGGCGATGCTCGTCGTTGCGACGATCGGCCTGGTGGTCAACCTGGTGGTGGCGTTCATCCTGGCGCGTTCCCAGAGGTCGAGCCTCAACGTGCGGGCCGCCCTCGCCCACGTCGCCACTGACGCCCTGGGATCCGTGGCGGCCATCCTGGCCGGCCTGGCGGTGCTGTTCTTCGATTTCCGTAGAGCGGATCCGGCCCTCTCCGTGCTGATCGCGGTGTTGGTCGCGTACTCCGGCTGGCGGGTGCTCCGCGAGACCACGGCGATCCTGCTCGAGGCCGTGCCGCCCCACGTGGACATGGCCGAGGTGGAGCGCCTCATCAGCGAAACCGAGGGCGTGGCCGGCCTGCACGACCTGCACGTATGGCGCATCTCCGACCAGTTCGATGCTCTGACCGTGCACGTCACGCTCGCCAAGGGGGCGCACGGTGTGGACGTCTGTCGGCGGGTCGCGGAGACGCTCCGCCACGAGCTCGGCATCGACCACGCCACGGTGCAGCCGGAAGCGCCGCCGCCGGACGAGATCGTCGCCGTGCGCACCAGCCGCGACGGCGCGCCGGCGCGGCGAGTCGGCTGA
- a CDS encoding penicillin-binding protein activator LpoB encodes MSTGLDKRDLQKLLHENMQALQGSALLKRWESENQPRVAIMPLRNETTEHVDSALDSLLSDIETILVNTGHVRVVSLERQPQIIEEVRRQYTDAFDPSKVARWGKQVGARYFVTGKVYSADERNEDERRVQYILFLQIIDAETGDILFQNKSSVTKGLAS; translated from the coding sequence ATGAGCACCGGGCTCGACAAGCGAGATCTGCAGAAGCTGTTGCACGAGAACATGCAGGCACTGCAGGGCTCGGCGCTGCTCAAGCGCTGGGAGTCGGAGAACCAGCCGCGCGTGGCCATCATGCCCCTGCGCAACGAGACCACGGAGCACGTGGACAGCGCGCTGGACTCCCTACTCTCGGACATCGAGACGATCTTGGTGAACACCGGGCACGTGCGCGTGGTGAGCCTGGAACGCCAGCCTCAGATCATCGAAGAAGTGCGGCGCCAGTACACCGACGCCTTCGACCCTTCCAAGGTGGCGCGCTGGGGCAAGCAGGTCGGAGCGCGCTACTTCGTGACCGGCAAGGTATACAGCGCGGACGAGCGCAACGAGGACGAGCGCCGCGTGCAGTACATTCTGTTCTTGCAGATCATCGACGCCGAAACTGGAGACATCCTGTTCCAGAACAAGTCCAGCGTGACCAAGGGCCTGGCGAGCTGA
- a CDS encoding trypsin-like serine protease yields the protein MKRVVATAAVAFACLVAACSSEPDHVVLTDGTSQRIVGGTFDEADSAVVGLAINGESIGFNFFSGHCSGTLIAPNLVLTARHCVALTQGGGTQGSVVCGQTNFGFQGPGSVFRATTKAIRPNADGPDFYKGTDSVRVPESSTDICGNDIALIILEGAGVPAEEATPIIPRIDSRPEQGEPFAAIGYGLTDPNDNGSSGTRMRLDDSPVNCLGGLCGGVFGDSVKESEWLGDSQTCPGDSGGPAIDAKGRVMGVLSRGPQGCIQSVYGDVSAWKDLVMKTAIDAANLGGYEPPFWATSGSSEPPVAKPDAGPDPLGEPCTGPCSNGYQCLSSDGKSGICVPSCNPSVACPSGYSCDETQSVCVPASNPNKAGDDSGQSSGCAVAGPVRPVPWIVGVGLVALGVVLRRRRR from the coding sequence ATGAAGCGAGTCGTCGCGACGGCAGCAGTGGCTTTCGCCTGCTTGGTCGCAGCCTGCAGCTCGGAGCCGGATCACGTCGTCCTCACGGACGGCACGTCGCAGCGCATCGTGGGCGGCACCTTCGACGAAGCCGACTCGGCCGTCGTCGGCTTGGCCATCAACGGGGAATCCATCGGCTTCAACTTCTTCTCCGGTCACTGTAGCGGCACGCTGATCGCACCGAACCTGGTGCTCACCGCGCGCCACTGCGTGGCCCTCACGCAGGGTGGCGGCACCCAGGGCAGCGTGGTGTGCGGTCAAACGAACTTCGGGTTCCAAGGACCGGGCAGCGTCTTCCGAGCCACGACCAAGGCGATCCGGCCCAACGCCGACGGACCGGATTTCTACAAGGGCACGGACAGCGTGCGCGTGCCGGAGAGCTCCACGGACATCTGCGGCAACGACATCGCGCTGATCATCCTGGAGGGCGCCGGCGTGCCAGCAGAAGAGGCCACGCCCATCATCCCGCGCATCGATTCGCGGCCCGAGCAGGGCGAGCCCTTCGCGGCCATCGGCTACGGGCTCACGGACCCGAACGACAACGGCAGCAGCGGCACCCGCATGCGCTTGGACGACTCCCCGGTCAACTGCCTGGGCGGACTGTGCGGCGGTGTGTTCGGCGATTCCGTGAAGGAGAGCGAGTGGCTGGGAGACAGCCAGACGTGTCCGGGAGATTCCGGCGGTCCCGCCATCGACGCGAAGGGCCGGGTGATGGGCGTGCTGTCGCGAGGGCCACAAGGCTGCATCCAGAGCGTCTACGGGGACGTGAGCGCCTGGAAGGACCTCGTGATGAAGACGGCCATCGACGCCGCGAACCTCGGCGGCTACGAGCCGCCGTTCTGGGCCACCAGCGGTTCCAGCGAGCCGCCGGTGGCAAAGCCGGACGCCGGTCCCGACCCGTTGGGTGAGCCCTGCACCGGACCCTGCAGCAACGGCTACCAATGCCTCAGCTCGGACGGCAAGAGCGGCATCTGCGTGCCCAGCTGCAATCCGAGCGTGGCCTGCCCCAGCGGCTACAGCTGCGACGAGACTCAATCCGTGTGCGTGCCCGCGAGCAATCCGAACAAGGCCGGCGACGACTCCGGGCAGAGCTCGGGCTGTGCCGTCGCGGGTCCGGTGCGTCCCGTACCGTGGATCGTCGGCGTCGGCTTGGTCGCCCTCGGCGTGGTGTTGCGCCGGCGTCGGAGGTGA
- a CDS encoding CesT family type III secretion system chaperone, translated as MVKTNDDLQGMLIRLDRRFEKLDDDTILVGMGADQAPVALRMAHPVLVAQTRIGPAPKGDPAREAKLFRHLLGLNASDLFHAAYALEGDDIVLTAALELDSLDLNELEAVLADMGMAQSVHVPGLREMVGKK; from the coding sequence ATGGTCAAGACCAACGACGATCTCCAGGGCATGCTCATTCGCCTCGACCGGCGATTCGAGAAGTTGGACGACGACACCATCCTGGTGGGGATGGGCGCGGACCAAGCTCCCGTGGCGCTTCGCATGGCGCACCCGGTGCTAGTGGCTCAAACCCGCATCGGTCCTGCGCCCAAAGGGGACCCTGCTCGGGAAGCGAAGCTGTTCCGCCACCTGCTGGGGCTCAACGCTTCGGACCTGTTCCACGCGGCATACGCGCTGGAAGGGGACGACATCGTACTCACGGCCGCGCTGGAGCTCGACAGCTTGGATCTCAACGAGCTCGAGGCGGTGCTGGCGGACATGGGAATGGCGCAGTCGGTTCATGTACCCGGCCTGCGCGAAATGGTCGGGAAGAAGTAG
- a CDS encoding TetR/AcrR family transcriptional regulator: MRRGRYKKSEASRQQVLDAAIQALADGGYAKTSVSHIATRAGMSKGAVHYHFESKDELMAEVLERCATVMRDRVRAAWQAPGEPAEKIRRALRELRDSRRQGAPELRVLADFMAQSLHDEKLRSALATMFEANRQEVLEQLAGSLEQLGLKPRIPIEVVPRLLLGALDGLALHDFFDPPSAAEDANVQQALEVIALSLFET, from the coding sequence ATGCGGCGAGGGCGCTACAAGAAGAGCGAAGCGAGCCGGCAACAGGTGCTGGATGCGGCGATCCAAGCGCTGGCGGACGGGGGCTACGCCAAGACCAGCGTGAGCCACATCGCGACCCGCGCGGGCATGAGCAAGGGCGCAGTCCACTACCACTTCGAGAGCAAGGACGAGCTCATGGCCGAGGTCCTGGAGCGCTGCGCCACCGTCATGCGCGACCGCGTCCGTGCAGCGTGGCAAGCTCCGGGAGAGCCCGCCGAGAAGATCCGTCGCGCTCTGCGCGAGCTGCGGGATTCCCGCCGCCAGGGCGCGCCCGAGCTTCGGGTGCTGGCCGACTTCATGGCCCAGAGCCTTCACGACGAGAAGCTCCGAAGCGCGCTCGCGACCATGTTCGAGGCCAACCGGCAGGAGGTCCTGGAACAGCTGGCGGGAAGCCTCGAGCAGCTGGGGCTCAAGCCGAGGATCCCCATCGAGGTGGTGCCGCGACTGCTGCTGGGAGCCCTGGACGGCCTCGCCCTGCACGACTTCTTCGACCCTCCGTCCGCCGCGGAGGACGCCAATGTCCAGCAGGCGCTCGAGGTCATCGCCCTGTCGCTGTTCGAAACCTGA
- the lpxK gene encoding tetraacyldisaccharide 4'-kinase, with amino-acid sequence MLRRALAERLEAGTDSSPLTRGLARAYQWASAASRHLLLPEKTAVVGVGGATLGGSGKTPLCLALARALSQDGLRVAVVASGYRSRAGRARRVLASDAVEDVGDDALWLARALDGAGVPVAVAKRRQAAIDLVAPQVDVVLVDALLQTRPKRLALSLLVVDGTNPFGSGRCPPAGDLRAGKRELLSACDAVVSVGAPSEALSKPCYVVEAELVGATGAGGERWTLAELRGLRLGVALAVARPERVLRSLDRAGIMPHTVHRAADHDRPRPVAAPVEGWLVTPKCATKLGERLQGAPVFTLDWRLRPPASLLRAVAVSSPEKPGATVVESAPCLAPELS; translated from the coding sequence ATGCTGCGCCGCGCGCTGGCCGAGCGGCTCGAGGCAGGGACGGATTCGTCGCCGCTCACGCGGGGCCTCGCGCGGGCCTATCAGTGGGCTTCCGCGGCGAGCCGACATCTTCTGCTGCCTGAGAAAACGGCGGTAGTGGGGGTGGGGGGAGCGACGCTGGGAGGTTCCGGCAAAACGCCGTTGTGTTTGGCGCTGGCCCGCGCCCTTTCACAGGACGGGCTCCGAGTCGCGGTGGTCGCGTCGGGCTATCGCTCGCGAGCGGGGCGGGCGCGCCGGGTGCTGGCGTCGGACGCCGTCGAGGACGTGGGCGACGACGCGTTGTGGTTGGCGCGGGCGCTCGACGGCGCCGGCGTGCCGGTAGCGGTCGCAAAGAGGCGCCAGGCGGCGATCGATCTCGTCGCCCCCCAGGTCGACGTGGTGCTCGTCGACGCCCTGCTGCAGACCCGACCGAAGCGCCTCGCGCTGTCGCTGCTGGTCGTGGACGGCACGAACCCCTTCGGCAGCGGCCGCTGCCCGCCGGCGGGAGATCTGCGCGCCGGCAAGCGGGAGCTCTTGTCGGCGTGCGACGCGGTCGTCAGCGTGGGCGCGCCGAGCGAGGCGCTGTCGAAGCCGTGCTACGTGGTCGAGGCCGAGCTCGTCGGAGCCACGGGCGCGGGAGGCGAACGATGGACGTTGGCGGAGCTCCGAGGCCTGAGGCTGGGGGTGGCGTTGGCCGTGGCGCGTCCGGAGCGCGTCCTCCGCTCCCTCGATCGGGCGGGCATCATGCCCCATACCGTCCATCGGGCAGCGGACCACGACCGGCCGCGTCCCGTGGCGGCGCCCGTGGAAGGCTGGCTGGTGACCCCCAAATGCGCGACAAAACTCGGGGAGCGGCTGCAGGGGGCGCCGGTTTTCACCTTGGATTGGCGGCTTCGACCGCCCGCCTCCCTGCTTCGGGCGGTGGCCGTTTCCTCACCCGAAAAACCGGGGGCGACCGTGGTAGAGTCCGCGCCATGTTTGGCGCCCGAACTCTCCTGA
- the guaB gene encoding IMP dehydrogenase, producing the protein MLDKDLRECLTFDDVMLVPAYSEVLPAQVDLRSRITRGIELNIPLVSAAMDSVTEARSAIAMARHGGIGIIHKNLSAEEQAAEVDRVKRAESGIITDPVTVMPSQSLREAVAIMREHDVSGVPVVEGDTPVGILTARDIRFEKNLDQPVSALMTTKLVTVDPGVKPDRARELLHKHRIEKLLVVDGGKLVGLITIKDLLQAERNPLAVKDDRGRLRVGAAIGPGADAEARAAALVEAGVDVIVVDTAHGHSKGVLDVVRSTRKRHPKMQIIAGNIATAEATQALIDAGVDAVKVGIGPGSICTTRIVAGIGVPQITAISDCVAVADRHDVPVIADGGIKFSGDVTKAIAAGASCVMIGSLFAGTDEAPGELVLYQGRSYKVYRGMGSLGAMKRGSKDRYGQAGTADEKLVPEGIEGRVPHRGSLGSVIAQLIGGVRSGMGYTGSQTISELRKNAKFIRISGAALRESHVHDVIITEEAPNYRV; encoded by the coding sequence ATGCTGGATAAGGACCTCCGCGAGTGCCTGACGTTCGACGACGTCATGCTCGTTCCCGCCTACAGCGAGGTGTTGCCGGCGCAGGTGGATCTGCGTTCCCGCATCACCCGCGGAATCGAGCTGAACATTCCGTTGGTCAGCGCCGCCATGGACTCGGTGACGGAAGCGCGCTCAGCCATTGCCATGGCGCGTCACGGCGGCATCGGGATCATTCACAAGAACCTCTCGGCCGAAGAGCAAGCGGCGGAGGTGGATCGAGTCAAGCGTGCGGAGAGCGGCATCATCACCGATCCCGTCACGGTGATGCCGTCCCAATCCCTGCGCGAGGCCGTCGCCATAATGCGCGAGCACGACGTATCCGGGGTGCCCGTCGTGGAAGGGGACACGCCGGTCGGCATCCTCACGGCCCGTGACATTCGTTTCGAGAAGAACCTCGACCAACCGGTGAGCGCGCTGATGACCACGAAGCTGGTCACGGTGGACCCCGGCGTGAAGCCGGACCGCGCGCGGGAGCTGCTCCACAAGCATCGCATCGAGAAGCTCTTGGTGGTGGACGGCGGCAAGCTCGTGGGTCTCATCACCATCAAGGACTTGCTGCAGGCCGAGCGCAATCCCCTGGCCGTGAAGGACGACCGCGGTCGCCTCCGAGTGGGCGCGGCGATCGGCCCCGGCGCGGACGCGGAAGCGCGGGCCGCGGCGCTGGTCGAGGCCGGCGTGGACGTCATCGTGGTGGACACCGCTCACGGCCACTCGAAGGGCGTCTTGGACGTCGTCCGGAGCACCCGTAAGCGTCACCCCAAGATGCAGATCATCGCCGGCAACATCGCGACCGCCGAGGCGACGCAGGCGTTGATCGACGCAGGAGTGGACGCCGTCAAGGTCGGTATCGGTCCCGGCAGCATCTGCACCACGCGCATCGTTGCGGGTATAGGCGTTCCACAGATCACGGCCATCTCGGATTGCGTGGCCGTGGCGGATCGGCACGACGTCCCGGTGATCGCCGACGGCGGTATCAAGTTCTCCGGTGACGTCACCAAGGCAATCGCCGCTGGCGCGTCCTGCGTCATGATCGGCTCACTGTTCGCGGGCACCGACGAAGCGCCGGGTGAGCTCGTCTTGTATCAGGGGCGCAGCTACAAGGTGTACCGCGGCATGGGCTCGTTGGGCGCGATGAAACGCGGCAGCAAAGACCGCTACGGGCAGGCCGGGACCGCGGACGAGAAGCTCGTCCCGGAAGGCATCGAAGGACGCGTTCCTCATCGCGGCTCCCTCGGCTCCGTGATCGCGCAGCTCATTGGAGGCGTGCGCTCCGGCATGGGCTACACGGGCTCACAGACGATCTCGGAGCTGCGCAAGAACGCCAAGTTCATTCGCATCTCCGGGGCGGCGCTGCGGGAAAGTCACGTCCATGACGTGATCATCACGGAAGAAGCGCCCAACTACCGCGTGTGA
- a CDS encoding metallophosphoesterase family protein, with product MYRSIYWILAASALVAAAGCGEDTGKAAKKTPTNTTLELPYTPEGCDYTVSAPEGIEEVGGDEDVVGAEPTPKHIHASWAGSPETTFAINWATDLDTKRTEILYGSDKAAVEAADGAGNGVTLQTGHTMQFGSPIFQDQKLRVHETHVCGLTEDTTYYYKVGGPGHWSSTYDIATAPKKGSSDVFRFAVTGDSRSGPEVFAQIQEKLSTMGVDFQIFSGDFIDNTTNQQHWDALFESSTGSYSTQDMIATRPLMPVNGNHDNLSVYYVGQFAVPQKVSQGETAQGEEWYSFDYANAHFLMLDSEGNSKLKAQVDFIKADLEAVDRNVTPWVFAVFHTPPYTCGSTHQGDSDAPRATWQPLFDQYKVDVVLTGHVHNYQRTLPIRGFKTGSTDGQVANSGAGGIPVGGSGTIYVVSAGAGGDLYNADPASACDTAYLTEKTNNFLVLEVEGGTLRYKALRLDGSEIDAFEYTR from the coding sequence ATGTATCGCTCTATCTACTGGATCTTGGCGGCGTCGGCCCTCGTCGCTGCCGCAGGCTGCGGCGAGGACACCGGCAAGGCGGCCAAGAAGACGCCGACCAACACCACCTTGGAGCTGCCGTACACGCCGGAGGGCTGCGACTACACGGTGAGCGCTCCCGAAGGTATCGAAGAAGTGGGTGGTGACGAGGACGTAGTGGGGGCCGAGCCCACGCCGAAGCACATTCACGCCAGCTGGGCGGGCTCTCCGGAGACGACCTTTGCCATCAACTGGGCGACGGATCTGGACACCAAGCGCACCGAGATCCTGTACGGCTCCGACAAGGCTGCCGTGGAGGCCGCGGATGGCGCGGGCAACGGTGTGACGCTGCAGACGGGCCACACCATGCAGTTCGGCAGCCCCATCTTCCAGGACCAGAAGCTCCGGGTGCACGAGACCCACGTGTGCGGGCTCACGGAGGACACGACCTACTATTACAAGGTAGGCGGGCCCGGGCACTGGAGCTCCACCTACGACATCGCCACCGCGCCGAAGAAGGGCTCTTCGGACGTGTTTCGCTTCGCCGTGACGGGAGACTCCCGCAGCGGTCCCGAGGTCTTCGCGCAGATCCAGGAGAAGCTCTCCACCATGGGCGTGGACTTCCAGATCTTCAGCGGCGACTTCATCGACAACACCACGAATCAGCAACACTGGGATGCGCTGTTCGAGAGCAGCACGGGTAGCTACTCCACCCAGGACATGATCGCGACGCGGCCGCTGATGCCGGTCAACGGCAACCACGACAACCTTTCCGTGTATTACGTGGGCCAGTTCGCCGTGCCGCAGAAGGTGAGCCAGGGCGAGACCGCTCAGGGGGAGGAGTGGTACTCCTTCGACTACGCCAACGCGCACTTCTTGATGCTCGACAGTGAGGGCAATTCCAAGCTCAAGGCTCAGGTGGATTTCATCAAGGCGGATCTCGAAGCGGTGGATCGCAACGTAACGCCGTGGGTGTTCGCCGTGTTCCACACGCCGCCGTACACCTGCGGCAGCACCCATCAAGGCGACAGCGACGCGCCGCGAGCGACGTGGCAGCCGCTGTTCGACCAGTACAAGGTGGACGTGGTGCTCACCGGGCACGTGCACAACTACCAGCGCACGCTGCCCATTCGCGGCTTCAAGACCGGTTCCACCGATGGCCAGGTGGCCAACAGCGGTGCCGGCGGCATTCCGGTGGGTGGCAGCGGAACCATCTACGTGGTCAGTGCCGGCGCCGGCGGCGACCTCTACAACGCCGATCCGGCGTCCGCCTGCGACACCGCGTACCTGACGGAAAAGACCAACAATTTCTTGGTGTTGGAAGTTGAGGGCGGCACCCTCCGGTACAAGGCGTTGCGTCTGGATGGCTCCGAGATCGACGCTTTCGAGTACACCCGGTAG
- a CDS encoding PspA/IM30 family protein, producing the protein MGIFARLARLIKSNLNDLISRAEDPEKMLNQIVIDMNAQLVEAKKQVAASIADEKRLAKQAEQEASNAAEWERRAMMAVRAGDDALAKEALARKKEHDSLTEQYKTQWQKQKQAVEQLKLALRALNAKIEEAKRKKNLLIARKKRAEAQKQIQETMHGLRNASAFEAFDQMESRINQMEAEAEAGAELAEEYSGDVLAHKFQQLEVTAGADSDLEALKRKMGILPPEPEPAQREAMRVEDAPAEETELDAAEQEELARALEELESQEQELRVKR; encoded by the coding sequence ATGGGAATCTTCGCGCGCCTCGCGAGGCTCATCAAAAGCAACCTGAACGATCTGATCAGCCGGGCAGAAGACCCGGAGAAGATGCTCAATCAGATCGTCATCGACATGAACGCCCAGCTCGTGGAAGCGAAGAAGCAGGTTGCCGCTTCGATCGCCGACGAGAAGCGGCTGGCCAAGCAGGCGGAGCAGGAAGCTTCCAACGCCGCGGAGTGGGAACGCCGCGCGATGATGGCCGTTCGCGCCGGGGACGACGCTCTGGCCAAAGAGGCGTTGGCCCGCAAGAAGGAGCACGACAGCCTCACGGAGCAGTACAAGACCCAGTGGCAGAAGCAGAAGCAGGCCGTCGAGCAGCTGAAGCTGGCCCTGCGCGCGCTCAACGCCAAGATCGAGGAAGCGAAGCGCAAGAAGAACCTGCTCATCGCCCGCAAGAAGCGCGCGGAGGCGCAGAAGCAGATTCAGGAGACGATGCACGGCCTGCGCAACGCCAGCGCCTTCGAGGCGTTCGATCAGATGGAGTCGCGCATCAACCAGATGGAGGCCGAGGCGGAGGCCGGCGCGGAGCTTGCGGAGGAGTATTCCGGCGACGTGTTGGCGCACAAGTTCCAGCAGCTCGAGGTCACCGCCGGTGCGGACTCGGATCTCGAGGCGCTGAAGCGCAAGATGGGCATCTTGCCGCCGGAGCCGGAGCCCGCTCAGCGTGAGGCCATGCGCGTGGAAGACGCGCCTGCAGAAGAGACGGAGCTCGACGCGGCAGAGCAAGAAGAGCTGGCGCGCGCTCTGGAAGAGCTCGAGTCGCAGGAGCAAGAGCTTCGAGTCAAGCGGTGA
- the gcvPB gene encoding aminomethyl-transferring glycine dehydrogenase subunit GcvPB — translation MPGEAQKGLSFVELPIFERGAPGRTAASIAALDVPDVDARTALGELHRAEPAHLPEVSEPEAFRHFVRLSQQNFSIDTQFYPLGSCTMKFNPKVNEWAARLDGFARLHPLTPDHLAQGALELMVRLEALLAEIVGMDGVSLQPAAGAQGELTGLMMIRAYHHDKGRAPRKVFIPESAHGTNPASCALNGFEAVTFPAGSRGVVEASTLASALAEAGDDVAGLMITNPNTLGLYESDMPEITRLVHEKGGLVYGDGANMNAVLGRARPGDVGVDVMQYNLHKTFTTPHGGGGPGSGPVAFKKILEPFQPSPVVRRDGDRFLVDRERPKTVGRVRSFLGNFGMMVRAYTYIRELGPDGLKAVSDMAVLNANYLAARLSKHYPIAFSTPPLHEAVFSDKELEGSTSVKTLDLAKRLIDYGFHPPTVYFPLVVRGALMIEPTETETKQTIDGFVDAMVAIKKEAQEQPEMVKSAPHLTRLGRLDEARAARKPRLRWSPAESGG, via the coding sequence GTGCCGGGAGAAGCTCAGAAGGGTCTTTCGTTCGTAGAGCTGCCGATCTTCGAGCGCGGCGCGCCCGGAAGGACCGCAGCCTCCATTGCGGCGCTCGACGTTCCGGACGTCGATGCCCGCACTGCTCTCGGAGAGCTGCATCGGGCTGAGCCGGCGCATTTGCCCGAGGTGAGCGAGCCGGAGGCGTTTCGCCACTTCGTGCGGCTCTCGCAACAGAACTTCAGCATCGACACCCAGTTCTATCCGCTGGGCTCCTGCACCATGAAGTTCAACCCGAAGGTGAACGAGTGGGCCGCGCGGCTGGACGGTTTCGCGCGGTTGCACCCCCTCACGCCCGATCACCTGGCGCAGGGAGCGCTCGAGCTGATGGTACGGCTCGAAGCGCTGCTGGCGGAGATCGTCGGGATGGACGGCGTGAGCCTGCAGCCAGCCGCCGGTGCGCAGGGTGAGCTCACGGGCCTGATGATGATTCGCGCGTATCATCACGACAAGGGCCGCGCTCCCCGCAAGGTGTTCATTCCCGAGAGCGCGCATGGCACCAACCCCGCCAGCTGTGCGCTAAACGGGTTCGAAGCGGTGACCTTCCCGGCCGGCAGTCGCGGCGTGGTGGAAGCGAGCACTCTGGCCAGCGCCCTGGCCGAGGCCGGGGACGACGTCGCGGGTTTGATGATCACCAACCCGAACACCCTCGGACTGTACGAGTCCGACATGCCGGAGATCACGCGGCTGGTGCACGAAAAGGGCGGGCTCGTGTACGGCGACGGCGCCAACATGAACGCCGTGCTGGGGCGCGCTCGCCCAGGAGACGTGGGAGTGGACGTGATGCAGTACAACCTGCACAAGACGTTCACGACGCCGCACGGCGGCGGCGGCCCGGGATCGGGTCCCGTCGCGTTCAAGAAGATCCTGGAGCCGTTCCAACCGAGCCCGGTGGTGCGGCGGGATGGCGATCGCTTCTTGGTGGACCGCGAGCGGCCGAAGACGGTGGGGCGAGTGCGCTCGTTCCTCGGCAACTTCGGCATGATGGTGCGCGCCTACACCTACATTCGGGAGCTCGGCCCCGATGGCCTCAAGGCCGTGAGCGACATGGCGGTGCTGAACGCGAACTACCTCGCCGCTCGCCTTTCGAAGCACTATCCCATCGCCTTTTCTACGCCACCCCTCCACGAGGCCGTGTTTTCCGACAAGGAGCTGGAGGGCAGCACCAGTGTCAAGACTCTGGATCTGGCCAAGCGCTTGATCGACTACGGCTTTCACCCGCCCACGGTGTACTTCCCGTTGGTCGTGCGCGGCGCCCTCATGATCGAGCCCACGGAAACCGAGACGAAGCAGACCATCGATGGCTTCGTGGATGCGATGGTTGCGATCAAGAAGGAAGCTCAAGAGCAACCGGAAATGGTCAAGTCCGCTCCGCACCTCACGCGGCTTGGTCGCTTGGACGAGGCGCGCGCGGCGCGCAAACCGCGACTCCGTTGGAGCCCTGCGGAAAGCGGGGGATAG